The sequence TCGATACCTGACTGGATATTTGACTTCATGCCTAGCCGTGGTGGGTACTTCATTGGCAACGTTAGTCCCGCGAGGATGGATTTCCGCTGGTTCTGCCTAGGCAACTTCATCGCGATTCTGTCGTCGTTGGCTACCGGAGAGCAGGCTGAAGCGATACTGGATCTTGTGGAGGAGCGCTGGCAAGAACTCATCGGTGAGATGCCGCTCAAGATCTGTTACCCTGCGATGGAAAATCAGGAATGGCAGATAGTCACTGGATGCGACCCGAAGAACACCAGGTGGAGCTATCACAACGGAGGCTCGTGGCCAGGTGAGAGTTCCACTTGTTATCTTTTTTTTTTTGAAAGGAAGGGGCAAAAAGGCTTGCCGCTCCGTTCTATATTAGATGAGGAAGTAAACAAAGGGGAACAACAGACTCGAAGCAACTGAAGTGAAGAAGAAACAAGGAAAATCAAGAGAACAAGAAAGAAatcaaaaaaggaaaaaacagggcaAAAACAAAACAGCCACTAGGAAAAAACCTAACAAGGCCTCATCTACTAGCATTGCCCATGATAGCCCTAGTAACTTGGTCTACACCCCTATGCTGACCTTGAAAGATTCTGAAATTTCTTTCCAGCCATAGATTCCACCAGAATTGAATTAGCAGACCGTCGAAGTCCCTTCTTATCTGTCTGCTGCAAAGACTACGCAGGTCCGTCCACCAATCGTACAAAGGAAGTGCCACTAGGGAGCCCAGTCAGGAAAGGAAGGTTGGCCCGAGACAAAACTTTGTTCCACACCTCTCTACTAAAGGGGCAATCCTTGCATAAGTGCAGAATTGTTTCCGGGGCTGAGTTGCAGAGACAGCAGATTGGGTTACAAGGCCAGCCTCTTTTTTTGAAAGTTATCAGCAGTCAGTATTCTCTTATGAAGTAGCGTCCAAACAAAAAAACGACACTTCAGTTCCACTTTAGCCTTCCAAATGGGGCAGAGATTCATTCTGCTGAAATTGGATGCGAATTGTATTTTGTATGCACTGCTAGCACTGTACTGCCCATCTGTCGTCCATCTCCAAGAAATGTTGTCCTCTGTCCCGTTGAGCTCTTGCATGCTACCAATGGCCTGCCAAAGGGAGGCGAACTCACTAAACTCCCCCTCACCCGTGAATGGGGAGCATAATCGAATCCAAGTGTTGTTAGTGAGCGCTTTGGCGACCGTGATGTTCTTCCTCTTTGCCTTCTTGAACTGTGAGGGTGCAATATTCCTAGGGGCCTGGCCTTGGATCCAACTAGAATTCCAGAATTCTGCTATCTTTCCATTGCCTACCGTAACAGTTGTGGAGGCATTGAAGAGGTCTTCATCAATTTTGTCACACGGAAGTCTCATGGCGGTCCACGCCCTGTCTTTGCTCTTCCATCGTAGCCACAGCCATCTTAGTCTTAGCCCCCTCGCAAAACGATCAAGATCCAGAATTCCAAGACCCCCCTTGTTCTTTGGAAGGCATGTAATGGACCAATTGATGAGGCAGTGACCCCCGCTGCAAGCTTGTGGATTGCTACCTCTCCAAAGGAAGTTTCTTCTTATTTTGTCAATTGTTTGCAGCAGCCATTTTTTGGGTGGAAAAACCGTTAGATGGTAGATTGGCTGTGCGGATAGCACCGCTTTTACAAGTGTTTCTCTTCCAGCTTTGGACATCAGCTTTCCTTTCCAGCCAGCCAACCTGTTGTTAATTTTTTCAATAAGGGGTTGAAGATCGATCCTCTTCACATTCTTGTACTGAAGGGGTAGCCCAAGGTACTTCCCGGGAAGACTAGAGTATTTGCCCGGAAACACCTCCTTAAGCGCCAGCCATGATGATGTCGGGTACCGAATTGGGAAAATTTCTGTTTTGTCATAGTTGATCTTTAGTCCTGAACATCCCTCGAACGCATTGAGAATCTCTTTCAGCACCTCCAAGTCTGATTTGTCAGCTTTAATGAACACTCCCGCATCATCCGCGTAGAGGGAGCATCGAAGCTTAGCCCCTCTAGGCAGAACCTGTCCCAGCAGTCCCTCGTCAGCAGCTTTCTCAATCATCCGATGTAACGGGTCCATTGCTAAAATGAAAAGGAAGGGGGATAGCGGGTCTCCTTGTCGCACCCCACGTCTGTGTTTGATCGCGTTTGAACGTTGTCCGTTGATAACTATTCTTGAGGATGATGATCTCAGAATATCCGCTACCCAATTGCGCCATTTCAGGGAGAACCCACGGGCTCTTAACACATCTAGGAGATATGCCCAATTTAGGGTGTCGAAGGCTTTAGAGATGTCTAGCTTGACGAAGAGAGCTGGATTACCTTTTTTATGCAAATTCATAATCACCCTTTGCACGTATAGAAAATTGTCGTGAATTGATCGGTTCTGGATGAAAGCGTTCTGAGCACTGGAGATAATTTCGTTCATTCTTGGAGCTAGCCTATTTGCCATGATTTTTGTTATAATTTTCATGAAGCTATTGATCAGGCTGATCGGCCTAAATCTATCAATTCTGTCCGCGTTTTCCCCCTTTGGTATGAGGATGATGTTTGCTTCATTGACCCGATGCAGGCTTTTGGATCTATGATGGAAAAAATCATTTATTGCCATGGAGAGGTCATTTTTGATCAGCTCGAAGCAACTCTTGTAGAACAGCCCAATGAACCCGTCCGGCCCGGGGGCCTTTTCAGATTGAAGCCCCATCACAACATTCTTGATTTCACTGTCATCAATCAAGTTGTCCAGCTTAGATAACTCAAAAGGGGTGTACCCCAGATGGTCCCAATGGACAGCACTGCTTCTCCTACCTGTCGTGCCTAGCACCTGGCTAAAGTGATGCTGGACCTCGTTCATTTTGTCTTCCTGACTCGTCAGCAGTGTGTCATCACTCATTAATGATCTGATTAAATTTTTCCGTCTTCTGTTATTGGCTGTCATGTGAAAGAACTTAGTGTTAGCATCGCCCAACCGCATCCAAGTGAGCCTGGAGTGTTGTCTTGCTCGTGCCCTCTGTGCGAAGGCCATATCAAGAATCTTGGTTTTAAGAGACCTCCTGAATTCCAATTCTTCAAAGGATAGTTGTCTAATCTCTTGCGCTTTTTCCAGGAGAGTGAGGATGATCTGAATGATGGCCATCTGCACTTTGAAGTTGCCAACAGTGTTGCGCCTCCAGACCAAAAGAGCCTTGGTTGTGCGAGACATCCTTACATGAAGTCGAAGGATGGCATCATCAGTGTTCACTGTAGAGTTCCATGCTTGATTGACTACCTCATTGAACCCCTCAATCCGAGGCCAAAAAGATTCGAATCTGAACCCATGGTATGGGGAACCCAAAGAGTGGCTTTGCATTATAAGAGGGCAGTGGTCCGACGTCATGGTGCACATGGAGCGAAGGTCAGCCGAGGGGAATAGGTCGTGCCACTCTGTTGTCGCTAAGAATCTGTCAATCTTAGTCATGGTTGGGTTAAGTTGTTCATTTGACCAGGTGAATGCTCTATCGGTGAGCTCTAGCTCTAAGAGGTGCAGATCATCAATCGTGTTATTAAATTGTCTCATGACTCTTCTGTTGATTGACCCTTTGTTTTTCTCCCTTGCTCTCCTGATCATGTTGAAGTCACCTAGTAATACCCATTCTGGTTTGACCACGGTTTGGATGTTATGGAGTTCAGAAAGGAAAATCATTTTTTCATTGTCCAGCTGGGGCCCGTAAACCCCCGTGAGGTCCCAAACCTCCTCATGTGATCTAGAGCTGATCCTGACTGATAGAGAATATGCTGCTGAACATGGTAAGAGAGCCATGTCAAAGAAATCTGAATCAGCTGCGATAAGGATGCCGCCCGAGGCGCCCAGAGAAGGCAAGTGAAAAGATTGATTAGCAAGCTTGGCGCCTACAGTTTCCTTTAATAAAACATTGGACCAATTCGAGATCTTTGTCTCTTGTAGTCAAACAATGGAAGCACCGGTGGACAGAATTTGTATGTCTAACACTTTCTCTCTTCGCGTGGTCATTTAGCCCCCGAACATTCCAAGAAAAATAGCACATTTTTTATTCATAAGGTAAAAACTACCACTCCACTTAAAACAGCATGCTGCCACCACACATGAATCAGCAGGAGAGCCTGTTGTAATAACCTAACAGGAGGTAGAACCTTCAAACAAGGGTTCGCCGAGCAAAAACACAGTCCGACCCCAACCGACAACCTGAAAGTACAACAGAGATACACAGGCATGCTGGGGGACCTAAACCAGTGCCCAGAAGCAATAACGCCAGCAGAGATACAACCGCTCTGAGAGAGCCTGACCATCTGAGAACACATTGGTCACTTGTTATCTATCACTGCAAAACTGCATTATGTAACACTTGTTGCTAGTGTGGTCATATTCCAGCTAGTTGTCTTGTTTTCTGTCCTTGAACCTCTCTGTATTACTATTTATTTCCGTTATAATGTTAATGGAAAATGGGTTCAGCCTCGATTCCGAAAAGAAAATTGGTATATGTGTGCATCCTCCACTCTGCATCAGCATCCATTTTAGTTCTCATCTGTTTTGACCCCCCGGTCGGTGCAAATATATGTTGGTCATGCATGCAGTGCTGCTGTGGCTGCTGGTGGCGGTGAGCGTGAAGCTGGGGCGGCCGCACCTGGCGCGGAGAGCCGTGGAGCTGATGGAGCAGCGGCTGGCCAAGGACGACTTCCCCGAGTACTACGACGGCAAGGCCGGGCGGTACGTGGGGAAGCAGGCGCGCAAGTTCCAGACGTGGTCCGTGGCCGGCTACCTGGTGGCCAAGATGCTCCTGGACGACCCCTCTCACCTGCGAATCGTGGCGCTGGAGGGCGACAGCCACTCCAGGGCCCCCTTCCTCAAGCGCTCCAACTCGTGCCCATGACCCCCAGGCCCCAGCACAGCACAGGCCGCATGCATTACCTTTCCACGCACCAGTTTGCCCACACCGAGACTACGAGAGTAAAAAGTTTCGTTTCGATGCAGTGCATTCTTCTTACTACATAAGTATGTATAATCAAGCGGTAGTAGTGTGATGTGCTACCAAGAGGAGGATGACAGGGACAGGATACCGAGTATGTATGTACTGTCTCCATTTGCCAGATCAGATGCCACTAAACTGGTTAACATTTTGGAATGTCAGGGGCTCACGGCTAGCAATGCGTCTGGTAGCTGAGGAAATGTAAAAACTCCATGTGCTGATATACTGTTTCTTAGACCTGACGGCATGCGGTCCTGGTGCTGATAAAAAGCTATTGATATTCACCATCTTCATGTTAGCTTCTGTAGCTGCTGGAGAAGTACACGCTGGACAGGACCGGCCCTGCCGCCCTGGTGGCTACTTCTCCAGCTGGACCCCGGCCTGGCCCTGCTGGCCACACGCTATCGGCTATCCTCTCCCCTCTATCCTTTTCTTCACTCCCCCCACACACTGTCACTGCCAGCCTCCCCTTCGCTTCGCTTAGCTCGCCGTCACCATGGCGACCTCCACCTTCTCTCCGCGCCCCGCCACCCTCAAGCCCCTGCGGGCACGCGCCAAGCCCGCCGGCCTCCAGCTCCACCTCCTCCCCTTCCCGCGCCTCCGCGTCGCCTGCGCCACCGCCGCCGGGGAGGCGCCGCCCGTTGAGCAGCGGGACGAGGTGGAGCCGGCCTCTGCCGCGGCATCCAACGGGACTGCCGTTAAGGTCGAGGCGTCCGCCGCGAAGCCCGAgtccccgcccgcgcccgcgccggtCCCGGCCTTCCGCGACGCCAGGTGGGTCAACGGCACCTGGGACCTCACCAAGTTCGACAAGGGCGGCGGCGTCGACTGGGACGCCGTCATCGACGCCGGTGAGGGCTCCTCCTTCCTAGTATCTCTATCCTATGTGGAACCAGGATTGGATTCACATGCTGGAGCGGGAATTGCTGCCTGTCTGTCATAGTGCCATCGCCATGCTAATATGCTATCCTAGATTGGTGGATGGCTGCGGCGTGCGCCACCAACCTGATTTTTTCTGTGGTTGTAGAGCTTTGAAAAGTCTGGTGGTTCAAGATGAATTTCCAGTTTAGGATTAGGAGAAATTAAGAAGGAATTTGACTTGCTATAGATTTAAACCCACCCACCCGATCCCCCGAGATGTTAGCTGGCTGGTTGGGACTGGGGAGACGAATACAAGAGGGAAGATGAGTGAACTGGCTAGAAAAACAGAGTCCTGCATGTACAGGACACGCAACGCATGTGTAAACTCAGACATTTGTTGCTTTGCTACGATGAGTGACAGATAGACAGGCAACTGATGCCAATAGCTCCATCTTTGTTTGATTCCAGAGGCCAGGAGAAGGAAATGGCTCGAAGACTACCCGGAGGCGACGAGCACAGACGATGCCGTCGTCTTCGACACCTCCATTATCCCGTGGTGGGCATGGATGAAGCGGTTCCACCTTCCTGAAGCCGAGAAGCTAAACGGTTCTCTCACCAAGCGCCTCTCTCCTTTTGTCCTGTCATTTTAAGCTAACTGCTGCATATGACGGGTTGCTTTGAACAGCGGTTGGATACGATGTGTTCGGTTCCACTTCAAACCCTAGTTCTTCTCGTCTGATGCGTGCAGGTCGGGCCGCCATGGTTGGCTTCTTCATGGCCTACTTCGTGGACAGCTTGACGGGCGTGGGCCTCGTCGACCAGATGGGCAACTTCTTCTGCAAGACGCTGCTGTTCGTCGCCGTCGCCGGCGTGCTGCTGGTCAGGAAGAACGAGGACGTGGAGTCGCTCAAGAAGCTCATCGACGAGACTACGTTCTACGACAGGCAGTGGCAGGCTACCTGGCAAGATGACCCAACCGAGGGGCCAAAGAATTAGTTCGGCGTTGGGGGTGCAAACGCAGAATGCTCGCTTCTTGTGGTGTGTCTTTGCCTCTTTCTTCGGCCCCTTTTTGTTTCACCGTTTAGTCAGGCTTGGAGGAACTTTTTGATGAACGTCATAATCTATCTACGTGATCTTGTGCAAAAACAAAAGGTATGGGAGTACTTTCTGTGCTAGAGATAATAATCATGTTGCAGTTTCACTGGTTTATGCTTTCTGTCAACACGCGTCAAGGTGCTCGTCGAAGAAGACTTTGAGCAAATCGCAAATAATTTGATGTCAGACATGGAATTCGCTCACATATCGATCAAATAAATGCCATGTCAAGGTACTCGTCGAAGAAGATTAGTCTGAAACCAACCTGTGAGACACAAAGCGAAAAGGCATGCCTGTTGATGGTTAACTTTTCACGTACTACTACTTGCTTTGATCTGGCATGGAATTCAAGTCAGGCATGACACGACTGAATAAATTACATCCAATGACGAGATTTCATTTCATCGTACCAGAGAAAAAACAATAACTTGGCAAGTATTTTTGGACGATCGTTTTGCAAGCAACAGGAAAGATCACTAGTATAAAGACAACAGCTACAAAAAAAAAACTAAATTAGGTGTACAAACTACTGGGCAAGACATGCTTTTGTGGCAACAGCATAACCTAACTAAACATTGAGATGATTACGATTTTGCATAAGGTTGGTAGAGATTAGAGGGGTGAATGGCAGTGCAAGTCAAAGCAAAACTATTGGGTTAGGAAATCAAAATTAAGAGTAAACTTGGTAAGCATCTGATTCAATTCAAGAAGCTCTGGACTGAGTCTAGAAACAAGAACAGAACACAGATTTATTATCATCAAAAGGTACCCCCACAAAAAAGGAACACACTTGCAAATAAAACATATCCACATGTTGAACACGTCTTCTGATTCCTGCAGAATATTGACAAACAAACTGAACAGACGTATCCCATGTGGATAGTCTTCTTATGACAGAAACACCTGCAAATCAGTAAATTAAACCGAGTGCATGTAAGTGCCACCAATATTAGAAGAATGCAatcttttttttttttgaaagaaATAAAGTGGAGCCAGAGTTGCTAATGTGGACCGGCCTTTGCCTTGATCGTAAAATTTTCACAAAAGGAAGATATGCGTAGTGTTGATCCTTGATAGAGGGCATCTAGAAGCACATACGGAGCACGAAAGTCCACTCCAAGAGTTTTTGGAAGGCACAGAAATGCTCTAGAGTGCAGATCAGTTGCAAATACAGACTGCGTTATCGTCGAAACGTGTCAATGAGCTTAAGCAAGAAGCAACTAAAAGAGAAATAAGCCCACACAAAGTTATTTACACAAACAATGGAAGATATTATCAAATAATATAATACACAAATAACAAATTCTCTAGTATACTGGTATTGCCAGACTAAAGTGAAGATATCCGCACAAGTAGATCCCAATTCTGTCTATCAGGCATTGCTAATCTCTTAGATATATTACAAGTAAAATACAAACTTTTGTGCGGAAGGTATCATCAGTCGCATCACCTAATGTGAAACAACAAAAAAACGAAAAAAATCTGAACACAAAGGATACGTAAGTGACCAATAAAATCTCACACAAATGATGGAGCAGAAAAAGAACTTGCACATGGTTGGCATTGACTTATATAAGGCTCATAAAAAATAACAAGTAATGTTATGTGGTGGGCTTTGGATAAACATAAAGTTCTAACGAAGCACGTTGTACTCATTAAGTACATAGAAAACAATGTTGTGACTAAGTTCGAACGAGTGATAGAGACAAGGATGACTTCCTGAATAGAATAGAACTACATCAAGGGTCAGCTTTGAGCACTTACTTTTTTTCATTGATGATTTATGAGGTCACAAGGGATATCTCTTGTTGCTTTTTGCAGACGATGTAGTGCTAGTTGATAAAAATCGAGCAAAGTAAATAGAAAATTGAAGTTGTGGCGAGAGACTCTATAGTCCAAAGGTTTTAGACTTAGTAGAATTAAAACCAAATATATGATACGTGACTTTGGCAGTACTACATATAAGGAAGGGGATGTTATTTTGGAAGGTCAAGTAGTGCTCAGAAAAGATACATCTCAGTGTTTAGGGTCAATGCTATAGAGAAACGGGGATATTGATGAACATGTTAGTCATAAAATCAAAGTAAGATGGATGAAGTGGCCCCACACATCTAAGAGTCTATGTGACAAGAGGGTACCAAAGTCTGAAGGGTTTGATACCATTCTGGTAGTGGTGGATAGATTCTCGAAATACAGTCATTTTCTTCCTCTAAAGCACCCTTTTACTGCTAAAGGTGTtgcctagagatggcaatgggtacccgctatccgaaacccgatgggtttttgctctattagggtatgggtttgggtcaatttctgtacccatgggtttgttaatgggtttaaatggaaacccaacgggtacgtgggcatgggtttgttcttccactacccatacccgcaaacccatgggtttttaaaacccgccttaaaatcaacattccttataaatatgtctcataatattattaattgaatatgttctaattgaaataaacttcatgtaacaaatcttaagctaaaattagttatcacttgttccttttatgctagcttattaatgtattgattgtcatttacatgatgaattattttttatgttgatgttagtgggtatgggaaacccgttgggtacccgaaacccgcatgggtatgggtttgggcaaaattttatactcgtcatgggtatgagttttttagcgggcgtattttttcttcgcgggtatgagtttgggcaagtaatacccagcgggttttttacccattgccatctctagtgttGCCCAAGTATTTCTCGAGAATGTGGTGAAGTTGCATGGGGTCCCAAGGTCTATAGTGTCTGACAGAGACAAGGTTTTCACCAGTGCCTTTTGGAAAAATCTATTCCAACTTATGGGAGTGAAGTTGTTGATGTCCActgcatatcaccctcaaactgatggtcagagTGAGCGTGTGAATTAGTGCTTGGAAATGTATCTCAGGTGTGTTGTGCATGACCAACCTAACAAGTGGAAGAGCTG is a genomic window of Zea mays cultivar B73 chromosome 5, Zm-B73-REFERENCE-NAM-5.0, whole genome shotgun sequence containing:
- the LOC100285503 gene encoding lil3 protein produces the protein MATSTFSPRPATLKPLRARAKPAGLQLHLLPFPRLRVACATAAGEAPPVEQRDEVEPASAAASNGTAVKVEASAAKPESPPAPAPVPAFRDARWVNGTWDLTKFDKGGGVDWDAVIDAEARRRKWLEDYPEATSTDDAVVFDTSIIPWWAWMKRFHLPEAEKLNGRAAMVGFFMAYFVDSLTGVGLVDQMGNFFCKTLLFVAVAGVLLVRKNEDVESLKKLIDETTFYDRQWQATWQDDPTEGPKN